In the Thermus antranikianii DSM 12462 genome, CTCCGTCAGGCTTCCGCCCATTGCGGAAGATTCCTAACTGCTGCCTCCCGTAGGAGTGGGGCCCGTGTCTCAGTGCCCCTGTGGCCGGCCGTCCTCTCAGACCGGCTACCCGTCGTCGCCTTGGTGGGCCTTTACCCCACCAACTAGCTGATGGGACGCGGGCCCATCCGGAAGCGGGGCTATCCACCCCTTTAGTCCTACCCCACAGGATAGGACCACATGGCGGATTAGCCTGGGTTTCCCCAGGTTGTCCACCTCTTCCGGGTAGGTCACCCACGCGTTACTCACCCGTCCGCCGCTGGGTAGGCATAAACCTACCCCGCTCGACTTGCATGTCTTAGGCACGCCGCCAGCGTTCACCCTGAGCCAGGATCAAACTCTCCAACAAAAAGAACTCGCCCGAAGGCGTTGTTGGCTTGGTGTTAGCCTCTGCTCCCCCCTTTTCAAGATCCCCCTGCTCGGGCTTTCGCCCGCGCAGCAAAAGCTATGCTATCAAGCCCCCTCCTTCTTGTCAACACCCCCCAGGCGGCGGATCTCCTCGATGAAGCGCTCCACGGAATCAAACTCTCGGTATACGGAGGCAAAGCGGATGTAGGCCACGTGGTCCAGATCCCTTAAGAAGGCCATGGCCTTAAGGCCGATCTCCTCAGAGGTGATCTCCGGGCCCGTCACCTGGTCCTCAAAGGTATAGGCGAAGCGGCGGAGAACCTCCGGATCCACAGGGCGTTTCTCGCAGGCCAAGAGGAGCCCCCTCAGAAGCTTATCGGGGTTGAAGGGTTCCCTTCGGCCATCCCGCTTCACCACCATCAAGGGCTCCAGCTGGGTGCGCTCGTAGGTGGTGAAACGGCGACCGCAGGCCGGGCATTCCCGGCGGCGGCGGATGGCCGCTCCCTCATCCGAGGGGCGGGAGTCCACCACCCGGGTATCGGGATGACCGCAGTAAGGACACTTCATGGCACTTCCCTAAGGAGCTCGTAGATCTCGGGGGATGGGGGAGGCTCGGGAAGCTCCACCTCCAGCACCACCCCGCGCACCCCTTCGGAAATCATGGAACCCAGGCCCAAGGCCGCTCGAACCAAGGCCTGGTCATAAACCTCGGAAACCGGGTCCCGGGAGGGTACCACCCCGTTTACCCGCACCCCGGGGAAGGTCCGGGTAACCCCTTCGATGAGCCCCTCCACCGCCCGGCGCACGGAAAGGGTATGGGGCTCTATACGCACCGCTGGTGGCAACACCAGGGTGACAAACCCACCCCCTGCCAGGTGGCGTAGGCCCTGCTGGAGCACATATAGGCTGGACTTCACATCCTGGCTCATGAGGTCGTACCACTCCCCCTCCAGAAGCTCCACGAAGGGGGTCTTGCTCTCGGCGGTGGTCACATGAACGATGCCGTCCAATAGCCCAAAAAGCTCCTCCACCTTTTCAAAGGTGCTGGTCACATCCAAAACCACGCTCATATCGCCCCGGATGGGGATGGCCGTGGCCCCCAGAGCCTCCACCTCCGAGGCCACGCTGGTGGCCATCTCCACATCGGGGTCTACGGCAATGACCGTGGCCCCATTGCGTCCATAGCCGTGGGCAATGGCCCGGCCGAAGCCCCTGCCGGCCCCGGTTACCATGACGATCCGCCCCTCGAGGCCCAAGATATCCCGTGACATCAGGCCCATTGTACGGGAAAATGAGGACATGGCCCGCATCCGCGTGGAAGAAGGGGACATCACCGAGTTCCGGGGAGATGCCATCGTCAACGCCGCCAACAACTACCTGAAGCTGGGGGCCGGGGTGGCGGGAGCCATCCTCAGGAAAGGAGGCCCCTCCATCCAAGAGGAATGCGACCGGATCGGGAAGATCCGGGTGGGGGAAGCCGCGGTCACGGGGGCGGGGAACCTGGGGGTGCGCTACGTGATCCACGCCGCTGTCCTAGGGGATGAACCCGCCAGCTTGGAAAGCGTGCGCAAGGCCACCCGAAGCGCCCTGGCAAAGGCCGTGGAGCTAGGCCTAAGAACCGTGGCTTTTCCCCTTTTGGGCACCGGGGTGGGAGGGCTTCCCGTGGACCAGGTGGCCCAGGTGATGCTGGAGGAGATCAAGAAGGCCCCAGATACCCTCGAGGTCACCCTCTACGGCTACCGGAAGGAGGACGCCGAGGCCATCCGCCGGGCCCTTTAAAGGTCTTTGCGAAAACAGATCAGGCGCTCCACCTCCTGGTAGCCCAGGCGGCGGTGGGCCTCCTGGCCAAGAAGGTTGCC is a window encoding:
- the nrdR gene encoding transcriptional regulator NrdR gives rise to the protein MKCPYCGHPDTRVVDSRPSDEGAAIRRRRECPACGRRFTTYERTQLEPLMVVKRDGRREPFNPDKLLRGLLLACEKRPVDPEVLRRFAYTFEDQVTGPEITSEEIGLKAMAFLRDLDHVAYIRFASVYREFDSVERFIEEIRRLGGVDKKEGA
- a CDS encoding SDR family NAD(P)-dependent oxidoreductase; translation: MSRDILGLEGRIVMVTGAGRGFGRAIAHGYGRNGATVIAVDPDVEMATSVASEVEALGATAIPIRGDMSVVLDVTSTFEKVEELFGLLDGIVHVTTAESKTPFVELLEGEWYDLMSQDVKSSLYVLQQGLRHLAGGGFVTLVLPPAVRIEPHTLSVRRAVEGLIEGVTRTFPGVRVNGVVPSRDPVSEVYDQALVRAALGLGSMISEGVRGVVLEVELPEPPPSPEIYELLREVP
- a CDS encoding macro domain-containing protein, producing MARIRVEEGDITEFRGDAIVNAANNYLKLGAGVAGAILRKGGPSIQEECDRIGKIRVGEAAVTGAGNLGVRYVIHAAVLGDEPASLESVRKATRSALAKAVELGLRTVAFPLLGTGVGGLPVDQVAQVMLEEIKKAPDTLEVTLYGYRKEDAEAIRRAL